In Ananas comosus cultivar F153 unplaced genomic scaffold, ASM154086v1, whole genome shotgun sequence, the genomic window CTGGTCCGACACCGTGAACTCGCTGAAGCAATGCCAAGAGCTCTCTGCAATTTCCGGTTCTTCGGCGGTGTTAGGCAAGATCTTAGACTCACTTTTAGCGAGAATCGCTGCTATAAGCGATGCTAGCCCGTCCGACTCGCCGGAGAGCTCTGCTTTGCGGTTCTCGTGCGATACGAGAAGCACCGTCAGCGTGAAAACTGGCAATTCCCGATCTTGGTGGTTCGAAGATCTCGTATTATTGGACCCTCGCATGATCGAAAAAGTTATCAAGGGAATGCTTTCTCGGAAAATCGAGCATGGAACTATCAGCAGGTTCCTCTTTTACTATCTCAAGTCTAGATTATCGAATGCCGCACTttatgagaagaagaagaaggccaCTGAAGTTACCATTGAGCTTCTCAATTGTCTCGACGTAAACTCGGTTTCTTGCAAGCGATTGTTCGGGATTTTAAGAGTATCTTCGTCTCTGAAGATAAGCAGAGCTTGTCGAAGTACGTTGGAGGCGATGATAGGGGCCCAAATTGATCAAGCTTCGTTGGATAATCTGCTGATTCCGTCGTCAACCTTGATTGACAGCATTTATGATGTGAATCTAATCTTGAGGTTCTTGAAGTCCTTTCTTGATATCGTGGGGAAGGAGCTGGTCGCGCGATTGAAGAGGGTCGGGAGATTAATGGACTTGTACTTGGCTGAAGTTGCTCCTGATTCTTGCTTGAAGCCCGCAAAGTTTGTCGCGCTGATAGCTTCTCTCCCAGACGCGGCACGAGATTGTCACGACGCCATTTATCGAGCAATCGACATGTATCTCGAGGTACAACTTTTGATCATCCCCCAAATTAATTGAAGTTAGTTAACATCTCATTAGTTTGAAAAACAGAGTTCAAAATGAGCGCCGGTGACCAACATTTGATTGCTGTAGAAAAGTGCTATAAACTATGTTTGTCGATTAATGCAGGTTCACTCTCAACTGTCTGATGAAGAGAAGATGAAGATATGCTGTTGCATAAACTACGAGAAGCTCTCCTCAGAGTGTTGCAAGCACCTCGCGAAGAACGCGAAATTCCCGTCAAGGATAACAATACAAGCTCTCGTATCTCAGCACTCGAAGCTCAGGAGCCTTCTCCAAGACACCAACAACATCAAATCTACTCAAAAATCTCCCCTCAAGGGGAAACAGTGCGAGGATGGCGAACAGATCATTCTCTACGCCAAAAAGCTTGATTTGTCAATAGAAAATGAGAAGCTCAAAGCCCATCTTCAAGGTATGCATTGGAGGGTCATGGAATTGGAGAAAGTGTGCAAGAAAATGCAGACCCAGATGACAAGCATCATGAAAAGCAGGAAATATCCTGCAACTAGCAGTGGGTCAAGATCACTTCCTAGGCTCTGTTCATGATTAGTTCAGTTTTTATTTTAGAGCTTTTTTGTGTGGTATGGGATGATGTGATTTTTGTACATAGTATTATTATTGGCAAGTGGAATTTTCAGAGTATCTATCTGCAATGTTACTACTATTGTCTATAAAGCTAGCTGATTGAGAGCAGTGGCTTTatcagaagaaaatgagagatCATTGCCTTTGTTCAGTTTTCATGGTTGATATGTCTACTTGGACAGCTGGTTGAGAAAAAGTTACCCCTTTTTCTCTCCTGCACAGTGCTGTTGTGGGCATTATTTACTTTCACACACATTGAAGTCCAAACAGATCCTCAGAATTTATTTAGACCTCATTATCTGAAGATGTGCTATTTAATTTCAGAGTTCTTGTCCATAAGTGTTGTTTGAGTAGAGCGTTCAGCTAATCTTAATAGTTTTgccaagattaaaaaaaaaaaaaagaagtaaatttattataatatcaaattgcTGTTCATGTTGTTTTAGACAATCGAAAGTTTGGGAACAATATCAAATTATGTTAAAAGTTCAGGTAAGTCtaaggcctttttttttttttcattccttTAATTAAATTGGTTTGAAAGGGTAAAGCCCATATTAGCTTCGCCCCCTAATTAAGTTGGAGATAATTGTGTTTCTTTAGCAGAGAAGTTGTTTTAGGAAGCAAGACCAATGAAACACTTATTAAAAATCCACACCTGATTTGATTATTCTTCAATATGAAATTGGTAGTATACAGGCCTTGTCTCCACTGCAAAATTAGGGTAAAGGATGCATGGCATCATAGATTCTCAGACCTATGGAGAAGTTGACTTGTACAGTAACCCTAGAACATACAAAAGAATAGTATATAGTAAAGTAGTATGGTCACTTTAATATGATAAGATTAAGGACATGCATGGGTGGTGGGTACGTTTTTGGATATATTATGTTAGCTTTGGATGCTTCTTTGATAAGCTAAACCAAGTAAAGAGTATTATAATGATGTGGAGATCTACTCATCCTCAAGTTGTTGAGCTtaactaaaatctaaaaaaatcgaccgttcctagagcaagtgacaaagaacttgatagttggtattcgaggtcccaagttcgaatcctagttggttcacatttctaactgagtttatttctaaatgaaataaacgaagcgggtaacgtggtacctatctctcaaaaaaaaaaaaaaaaNNNNNNNNNNNNNNNNNNNNNNNNNNNNNNNNNNNNNNNNNNNNNNNNNNNNNNNNNNNNNNNNNNNNNNNNNNNNNNNNNNNNNNNNNNNNNNNNNNNNNNNNNNNNNNNNNNNNNNNNNNNNNNNNNNNNNNNNNNNNNNNNNNNNNNNNNNNNNNNNNNNNNNNNNNNNNNNNNNNNNNNNNNNNNNNNNNNNNNNNNNNNNNNNNNNNNNNNNNNNNNNNNNNNNNNNNNNNNNNNNNNNNNNNNNNNNNNNNNNNNNNNNNNNNNNNNNNNNNNNNNNNNNNNNNNNNNNNNNNNNNNNNNNNNNNNNNNNNNNNNNNNNNNNNNNNNNNNNNNNNNNNNNNNNNNNNNNNNNNNNNNNNNNNNNNNNNNNNNNNNNNNNNNNNNNNNNNNNNNNNNNNNNNNNNNNNNNNNNNNNNNNNNNNNNNNNNNNNNNNNNNNNNNNNNNNNNNNNNNNNNNNNNNNNNNNNNNNNNNNNNNNNNNNNNNNNNNNNNNNNNNNNNNNNNNNNNNNNNNNNNNNNNNNNNNNNNNNNNNNNNNNNNNNNNNNNNNNNNNNNNNNNNNNNNNNNNNNNNNNNNNNNNNNNNNNNNNNNNNNNNNNNNNNNNNNNNNNNNNNNNNNNNNNNNNNNNNNNNNNNNNNNNNNNNNNNNNNNNNNNNNNNNNNNNNNNNNNNNNNNNNNNNNNNNNNNNNNNNNNNNNNNNNNNNNNNNNNNNNNNNNNNNNNNNNNNNNNNNNNNNNNNNNNNNNNNNNNNNNNNNNNNNNNNNNNNNNNNNNNNNNNNNNNNNNNNNNNNNNNNNNNNNNNNNNNNNNNNNNNNNNNNNNNNNNNNNNNNNNNNNNNNNNNNNNNNNNNNNNNNNNNNNNNNNNNNNNNNNNNNNNNNNNNNNNNNNNNNNNNNNNNNNNNNNNNNNNNNNNNNNNNNNNNNNNNNNNNNNNNNNNNNNNNNNNNNNNNNNNNNNNNNNNNNNNNNNNNNNNNNNNNNNNNNNNNNNNNNNNNNNNNNNNNNNNNNNNNNNNNNNNNNNNNNNNNNNNNNNNNNNNNNNNNNNNNNNNNNNNNNNNNNNNNNNNNNNNNNNNNNNNNNNNNNNNNNNNNNNNNNNNNNNNNNNNNNNNNNNNNNNNNNNNNNNNNNNNNNNNNNNNNNNNNNNNNNNNNNNNNNNNNNNNNNNNNNNNNNNNNNNNNNNNNNNNNNNNNNNNNNNNNNNNNNNNNNNNNNNNNNNNNNNNNNNNNNNNNNNNNNNNNNNNNNNNNNNNNNNNNNNNNNNNNNNNNNNNaaaaaaaaaaaaaaaaaaaaaaaaaaaaaaaaaaaaaaaaaaaaaaaaaaaaaaactaaaacctTAAAAACAAGTCATGGTTACACTTCACATGCAGCTCATTTCTTGCAGATGCTGACTACTTAATACTGAAGGTTCTGGGCCACTAAATTCTCTTTTCGTGTTGTTAATAGTAAGGttgtgttttaaaaaaaagtctaaaatatgaCAGTcacactattttatctatattccCAACTAATTAAATTGTTCCCTCCGATCGAGTTCGCCCATCCCATCATAATTTTTCTAACATTTTTGTGTCgtactttaaattattttctctgAATAGGAGAGATATGATTGCGTTGCGATAAAGATAATGTGATATAGCTATTACACATAAGTTTAAAATATGATAGTCACACCACCTTATCTATGTTCCCAACTAATTAAATTGTTCCCTCCGATTGAGTACACCCATCCCATCATAATTTTTCTAACATTTTTATATCgtactttaaattattttctctcAAAAGGAGAGATGATTACGTTGTGATAAAGATAATGTGATATAGCTATTACACAAAAgaccacttttttcttttcttttttttttgagagataggtagcacgctacccacttcgtttatttcatttagaaataaacttagctagaaatatgaatcagctaggattcgaacttgggtctcggataccaaccagcaagccttttgccacttgctctagggatggtcggttaCCACCTGAATATCTTATTAGAGTTCCCTTTTAGTTTTTATATAGACTTTGTTACTTGTATACATAGAGAAATGCTTTTGGCAGTTTTCTATGTAATTCGTTTTccctatatataaaagtatattatCCAATCAAATAACTATTCATTATatgaaagtaaaataaataataatataaaataaaatataaaaatattgttttcttataacttaagtttttaaaaataaacagttattttacattattttacttaatattaaaaaagaagatCCTGTATGTCCCCTACTAAGCTTctaatcttatttaatttactcTCATTTAAGTGAAATCAATGTTTTCATCTTAAACATCAGATCGAGAGAGGGTtcaatataaaatacaaaaacacTATTCTCTTATAGCGTAAGCTTTAAGAGACAACAATTGTTTTTCATTAAttatgcatatttttttatcattataatTTAAGGGATATTTGGTTCATAATTAGAAAAGAAATGAGAAATTTCATTAGATTATATTGGAGTAAAAAATGGAATAACGAATAATCTAAAACTATTtggttaattattaaaataaaaatcaggATGAACATATATATGAAACTTGGAGAGAGAATTTTAgttaagagagagaagagtaatGAAGTGAGAGAAGAGGAAAGTGTTTATGAAAGAGAGTTTTGAGTAATTTACTCTAAAACTAGTGCAGTGACTCGCGCATTACGGCAGATAGATACtgttaaagtgaaaatttgtaaagaataaaatatcagtttagcaaaaaaaataataaatatagtctaCATTAttgacaaatattttttaaaaataaaactataatgaaGAAGAATTTAATCATTTCAACAAAATTATTCAATATTGTTCAAGAGAAGTCGCATATCATAcaaatagataattaaaattatttttccaacaCAATAATCAagtgaagaaaagaaagaaaatgagacaaaaaaaaaaagtagaccCCACACTTTCCCAAATTAAGGGGGTGAGTATATATATCCAGAATTTATCCATGGAGCTagataaatgtatatataggtatagatgGGTAAATCTAGAATTCAATTGGATCATAAATGATTCGATCATTTCATTCCAGAGTGAAATATAAATCAGAATctgttttctataaaaaaaaaacaactattgAAATTAATGAATATTATTCCAATTATTGCGTTTAAAATaagtgaaccaaacaagcccctCGAGTTATCATTATTGTCCTTGATTATATATCAAGCATCGCATGTTTTAATTATTGCAGTGATACTGATCAtgttttgataaatttaatataGCATTTTATATTGCAGTTAAGAACTAATTAACCTTTTTCACATTATATAGGTAAAAAGGTAtaaaacttacctgaactatatataaatcattttaaattaGCTTCGTAATCTTTTATAgctttaattttactatccaatctttcaattcatttaatttgatttagttAACAGCATTtcgatttcaaaatttaaattaatcacttactttaataaatttatagttgtaaaaattatatgaaatatattaactaaatctacGAAGATAAAAACATATCCAagttttaaagtcaaaatagtagtcattgactaactcaaatcaaataaattaaaaaatttaaaaataaaattaaaattttgcatgGTTGGATAGTGAATTCAAAATAATCCATAGTGCAGATAATTTcggtatatttttattatctattacattttgtaatataattattttaatagtattcgatataaaatgaaattaataattaagtGCTCTTGAAAACTGTTTATTGCTTGTGAGAAGTTGACTATGTTAACTTGTGGGGGGGGGAGTCATCCGATGAGTATCAGAAACAGTTGTTTCGAATTAAATAAAGTATTCGACATAAAACATGCCTTCAAAGGAacccccttcttttttttctttttttctttttttttgagttctTGATTCTCGAAGGGCGACATAATTAAGCTACCGGATATCAAGAAGCAAAAAATTGATGCCAGACAGTGTCACTTTCTCTACCTTCGGTTGGGTTTTCGGTGTTGGCGTGGGCAGcggtttggttaggggatagggataggaataggcccttatccctccctttatacccaaacgctaattttttattcgagaatagtagttcttggttatccccaccaacaccttcattttttatataaaactatctaaaattgttcttattctagggaacaacccaattttcatccaaacactattttttttattcccatacttgtacctatccctgtaatagctagtttttgcttatatccgaaccaaacggtactttagggtttagggttgggtTAACCCCCTTTTATCCCCATACGGAAACATCTCggggtggggtttgttaaccccacccttAATGGGTTATTCCTGATTAATCCGTTAAaggtggggttaacaaaccccaccccTTTAGAATTGGATGGGATTAAGTTAATCCCaccccaatttaatttttaaaatataaatttaaaattttaattttaatttataaattttaaaaattttataatttgtaattttaaaattaatattaatatttttaaaatttaaaatttaaaattttatttttatttttaattgtttaaattttaaatttgacattttatatttgaaattttaaaaatatataatttgcaatc contains:
- the LOC109705747 gene encoding BTB/POZ domain-containing protein At3g22104-like isoform X1 is translated as MLMGRRPSLWISVCCCCCWPGSLVPSYLLLKEILSSFSCKLSKLFNNPSANSSAKALKVIFHDFPGGPEGFELFARFCYKNGDLQITPSNTPLLHCIAHFMEMSKATLSSSPCLINSTRKSLEMIQFWTWSDTVNSLKQCQELSAISGSSAVLGKILDSLLARIAAISDASPSDSPESSALRFSCDTRSTVSVKTGNSRSWWFEDLVLLDPRMIEKVIKGMLSRKIEHGTISRFLFYYLKSRLSNAALYEKKKKATEVTIELLNCLDVNSVSCKRLFGILRVSSSLKISRACRSTLEAMIGAQIDQASLDNLLIPSSTLIDSIYDVNLILRFLKSFLDIVGKELVARLKRVGRLMDLYLAEVAPDSCLKPAKFVALIASLPDAARDCHDAIYRAIDMYLEVHSQLSDEEKMKICCCINYEKLSSECCKHLAKNAKFPSRITIQALVSQHSKLRSLLQDTNNIKSTQKSPLKGKQCEDGEQIILYAKKLDLSIENEKLKAHLQGMHWRVMELEKVCKKMQTQMTSIMKSRKYPATSSGSRSLPRLCS
- the LOC109705747 gene encoding BTB/POZ domain-containing protein At3g22104-like isoform X2 produces the protein MLKQFKMGCDLQVDVNGEETFFVDKEILSSFSCKLSKLFNNPSANSSAKALKVIFHDFPGGPEGFELFARFCYKNGDLQITPSNTPLLHCIAHFMEMSKATLSSSPCLINSTRKSLEMIQFWTWSDTVNSLKQCQELSAISGSSAVLGKILDSLLARIAAISDASPSDSPESSALRFSCDTRSTVSVKTGNSRSWWFEDLVLLDPRMIEKVIKGMLSRKIEHGTISRFLFYYLKSRLSNAALYEKKKKATEVTIELLNCLDVNSVSCKRLFGILRVSSSLKISRACRSTLEAMIGAQIDQASLDNLLIPSSTLIDSIYDVNLILRFLKSFLDIVGKELVARLKRVGRLMDLYLAEVAPDSCLKPAKFVALIASLPDAARDCHDAIYRAIDMYLEVHSQLSDEEKMKICCCINYEKLSSECCKHLAKNAKFPSRITIQALVSQHSKLRSLLQDTNNIKSTQKSPLKGKQCEDGEQIILYAKKLDLSIENEKLKAHLQGMHWRVMELEKVCKKMQTQMTSIMKSRKYPATSSGSRSLPRLCS
- the LOC109705747 gene encoding BTB/POZ domain-containing protein At3g22104-like isoform X3 produces the protein MEILSSFSCKLSKLFNNPSANSSAKALKVIFHDFPGGPEGFELFARFCYKNGDLQITPSNTPLLHCIAHFMEMSKATLSSSPCLINSTRKSLEMIQFWTWSDTVNSLKQCQELSAISGSSAVLGKILDSLLARIAAISDASPSDSPESSALRFSCDTRSTVSVKTGNSRSWWFEDLVLLDPRMIEKVIKGMLSRKIEHGTISRFLFYYLKSRLSNAALYEKKKKATEVTIELLNCLDVNSVSCKRLFGILRVSSSLKISRACRSTLEAMIGAQIDQASLDNLLIPSSTLIDSIYDVNLILRFLKSFLDIVGKELVARLKRVGRLMDLYLAEVAPDSCLKPAKFVALIASLPDAARDCHDAIYRAIDMYLEVHSQLSDEEKMKICCCINYEKLSSECCKHLAKNAKFPSRITIQALVSQHSKLRSLLQDTNNIKSTQKSPLKGKQCEDGEQIILYAKKLDLSIENEKLKAHLQGMHWRVMELEKVCKKMQTQMTSIMKSRKYPATSSGSRSLPRLCS